From a single Nostoc sp. MS1 genomic region:
- a CDS encoding cupin domain-containing protein, with protein MSEGAKLIAINASDAPTRTKLSNYPEPFASRMVGREKHPLGDLFGIINFGVNLTRLAPQAISALRHAHSKQDEFVYILEGHPTLRTDEGCTQLSPGMCAGFKAGTGNAHHLINETTEDVVYLEIGDRTPGDEGSYPDDDLMAYLENGLWKFAHKDGTAY; from the coding sequence ATGTCAGAAGGAGCAAAATTAATTGCCATCAACGCATCTGATGCACCGACAAGAACTAAGCTCTCAAACTATCCTGAACCGTTTGCATCGCGTATGGTGGGCAGAGAGAAACACCCACTTGGAGACCTGTTTGGCATCATCAACTTTGGTGTAAACCTAACACGCCTAGCTCCCCAGGCAATTTCAGCCCTTCGTCACGCTCACAGCAAGCAAGACGAGTTCGTGTACATCTTGGAGGGGCATCCAACGCTACGTACCGACGAAGGTTGTACACAACTCTCCCCTGGTATGTGTGCCGGCTTCAAGGCTGGTACTGGTAACGCCCACCACCTGATCAACGAAACAACAGAAGATGTTGTTTATCTCGAAATCGGCGACAGAACACCAGGAGACGAAGGTAGCTATCCCGATGACGACCTTATGGCCTATTTAGAGAATGGCTTGTGGAAATTTGCGCACAAAGACGGCACAGCGTACTAA
- a CDS encoding glycoside hydrolase family 43 protein, producing the protein MNYTNPVYDGYFADPFVWQHEGVYYAIGTGAAEAEGTVDEIDIAHKSRVFHLLRSLDFVNWHFVGNALLRPDPALGDNFWAPEVAYSDGLFYLYYSVGHEDKNHQLRVGTSDSPLGPYQDVGITLVDTDSCPFAIDPHPFCDDDGQWYLFYARDFLDTEAGFHAGTALVVDKLQTMTQLAGESKVVLRARSPWQRFLANRLMYGEIYDWHTLEGPCVRKHEGKYYCFYSGGRWETENYGVDYGVADHVMGPYSDVGNETGPRVLKSVPNFVRGPGHNSIVLGPDGQTEYVVYHAWTHNMDKRQICLDKLIWTPEGPRCEGPTWIPQTITESNSSVTLINHAGGRR; encoded by the coding sequence ATGAACTATACAAATCCAGTTTACGACGGTTATTTTGCCGACCCCTTTGTTTGGCAACATGAGGGCGTGTATTATGCGATCGGCACAGGTGCGGCTGAGGCGGAAGGAACTGTAGACGAGATTGATATCGCTCACAAATCCCGTGTGTTTCACCTTTTACGTTCCTTGGATTTTGTCAATTGGCATTTTGTAGGTAATGCACTGCTACGACCAGACCCAGCCCTTGGTGATAATTTTTGGGCCCCCGAAGTTGCTTATAGTGATGGGCTGTTTTACCTCTACTATTCTGTAGGACATGAGGATAAAAATCATCAATTGCGTGTAGGTACAAGCGATAGTCCCTTGGGGCCTTATCAAGATGTTGGTATCACACTTGTAGACACCGATTCTTGTCCCTTCGCCATTGACCCGCACCCATTCTGTGATGACGATGGTCAGTGGTATCTATTTTACGCCCGTGATTTTCTGGATACGGAAGCTGGTTTTCACGCAGGGACGGCGTTGGTGGTAGATAAGTTGCAAACTATGACACAACTTGCTGGTGAAAGTAAAGTAGTTTTACGGGCGCGATCTCCTTGGCAAAGGTTTTTAGCTAATCGTTTGATGTATGGTGAAATCTATGATTGGCACACCTTAGAAGGCCCCTGTGTACGTAAGCATGAAGGCAAATACTATTGCTTTTATAGTGGTGGACGCTGGGAAACAGAAAACTATGGTGTAGATTATGGCGTGGCTGACCATGTAATGGGGCCTTATTCTGATGTAGGCAACGAAACTGGGCCACGAGTGTTAAAATCTGTACCTAATTTTGTCAGAGGGCCAGGACATAACTCTATTGTTCTTGGGCCAGATGGTCAAACTGAGTATGTTGTTTATCACGCCTGGACGCATAACATGGATAAGCGGCAAATCTGTTTAGATAAACTCATCTGGACACCAGAAGGACCGCGTTGCGAAGGCCCTACTTGGATACCCCAGACTATAACAGAAAGTAATAGTTCGGTTACGCTCATCAACCACGCAGGAGGCAGGAGGTAA
- a CDS encoding phytanoyl-CoA dioxygenase family protein, translated as MVQSIGGIAKYSAADLDRFAQELNRDGICVIRNLFEQKLIDEWLEAFEKLFYDRKNQPGGLAPREISRYYVTLPWVYPFANQLVFANPVIMGILERVFYQEYVMVQMGVDVPFQGSDYQETHRDFRPLFNDGIVTPLYALAVNFSLVEVTEDNGPFQMARGTHLLSKEEGLQKIASGAIPMESFYMQPGDVSVRSPLALHRGSPNRTNKPRPMVVMGYAMHWLHTPKVDLTVPRDYYDSLPEQLRQMLRCEVVEELPKNKTETYINFKY; from the coding sequence ATGGTTCAGAGTATAGGCGGTATAGCTAAATATTCGGCTGCCGACCTAGATCGATTTGCTCAAGAATTGAATCGAGACGGAATTTGTGTGATTCGTAATCTTTTTGAGCAAAAATTGATTGATGAGTGGTTGGAAGCTTTTGAAAAGTTATTTTACGATCGCAAAAATCAACCAGGTGGGTTAGCTCCCCGTGAAATTTCTCGTTATTATGTGACATTACCTTGGGTTTACCCGTTTGCTAATCAGTTGGTTTTTGCCAACCCGGTAATTATGGGTATTCTTGAGCGCGTATTTTACCAAGAATATGTGATGGTGCAGATGGGAGTCGATGTCCCATTCCAGGGTTCAGATTATCAAGAAACCCATCGGGACTTTCGCCCATTATTTAATGATGGTATCGTCACACCACTCTACGCCCTAGCAGTAAACTTTTCCTTGGTGGAAGTAACTGAAGATAATGGCCCGTTCCAAATGGCGCGAGGAACTCATCTTTTATCGAAAGAAGAAGGATTACAAAAGATAGCCTCTGGTGCAATCCCGATGGAATCTTTTTATATGCAGCCGGGAGATGTAAGCGTGCGATCGCCCCTAGCCCTGCACAGGGGTTCTCCCAACCGCACAAACAAGCCAAGACCAATGGTAGTTATGGGTTACGCCATGCACTGGCTACATACACCAAAGGTAGATTTGACAGTTCCACGAGACTATTATGATAGTCTCCCAGAACAACTTAGGCAGATGCTACGGTGTGAGGTAGTAGAAGAACTGCCTAAGAATAAAACCGAAACTTACATCAATTTTAAATATTAG
- a CDS encoding signal peptidase I, with the protein MLQPKVIFGNAASEGASRWGWFMGHFITPDDDPRSTTALEIKWGIHKAGDCRTEWAVNNQAATLSILIHGKFCLQFEDEEITLSREGDYVLWCAGVPHCWIAQTDCTILTVRWPSVPNDSVGVGSHTVENSQ; encoded by the coding sequence ATGTTGCAGCCTAAAGTTATTTTTGGAAATGCAGCCAGCGAAGGGGCGAGTCGCTGGGGTTGGTTTATGGGACACTTTATCACCCCAGATGATGATCCGCGCTCAACCACAGCATTAGAAATCAAGTGGGGTATTCATAAAGCAGGAGACTGTAGAACTGAGTGGGCGGTAAATAATCAAGCCGCTACTCTTTCTATCTTGATTCATGGCAAATTTTGCCTGCAATTTGAGGATGAGGAGATTACTTTATCTCGTGAGGGTGACTATGTGCTGTGGTGTGCAGGTGTGCCGCATTGTTGGATTGCTCAGACTGACTGTACTATTCTCACAGTGAGATGGCCTTCAGTACCAAATGATAGTGTTGGGGTAGGTTCGCATACAGTGGAGAACAGCCAGTAG
- the galK gene encoding galactokinase: MTFQQIFHKPPETQASASGRVNLLGEHTDYNDGFVLPTAIPQQTTVQLGFSEDGQHQFYSENLQERVSVLDIHHTPSGFGSYIFGCIEVLKKAGYTVPSLNVYVQSSVPMGSGLSSSAALEVATLRAIRQLLDLPINDVEIAQLSQQAEIHYAGVQCGIMDQMASSLADTQHILFLDTRTLERRILPFPEGTTIVIIDSGVPRTLATSGYNQRRAECEEAAKLLGVKALRDITDAKVTETLPEPLNRRARHVVTEDNRVLEVVQGVTPERFGELMNASHASLRDDYEVSVPPLDKLVEILQNTPGVFGARLTGAGFGGACVALVALGKESAATQALEQYNHAGYTGRILVPDFDTK, encoded by the coding sequence ATGACTTTTCAACAAATCTTTCACAAACCACCCGAAACTCAAGCTAGTGCATCAGGAAGGGTGAACTTACTTGGTGAACATACGGACTACAACGATGGTTTTGTTCTACCAACAGCCATTCCTCAACAAACAACTGTACAGCTAGGTTTTAGCGAGGATGGGCAACATCAGTTCTATTCCGAAAATCTGCAAGAGCGTGTAAGTGTTTTAGATATTCATCATACGCCCTCTGGATTTGGCAGTTATATTTTTGGCTGTATTGAGGTGTTAAAAAAAGCAGGATATACCGTTCCTTCGCTGAATGTGTATGTTCAATCATCTGTGCCTATGGGTTCTGGTTTATCTAGCAGTGCAGCTTTGGAAGTCGCCACACTCCGGGCAATTCGTCAACTTTTGGATTTGCCAATTAATGACGTAGAAATTGCCCAACTTTCCCAGCAAGCGGAAATTCATTATGCTGGTGTGCAATGCGGCATCATGGATCAAATGGCTTCTAGCCTTGCTGATACTCAACATATTTTGTTCTTGGATACTCGCACACTAGAACGTCGTATACTTCCTTTCCCTGAAGGCACAACAATTGTCATTATAGATAGCGGCGTACCCCGCACCTTAGCAACTAGTGGGTATAACCAGCGTCGTGCGGAGTGTGAGGAAGCGGCGAAATTATTAGGAGTTAAGGCACTACGAGATATTACTGATGCTAAAGTAACAGAAACATTGCCAGAGCCGTTAAACCGTCGCGCTCGTCATGTGGTAACAGAGGATAACCGTGTTTTGGAAGTTGTGCAAGGAGTCACACCTGAGCGTTTTGGTGAATTGATGAACGCATCTCACGCTAGTTTGCGGGATGATTATGAAGTCTCTGTACCACCCTTAGATAAATTGGTAGAAATTCTACAAAATACTCCGGGTGTATTTGGTGCAAGGCTAACTGGCGCAGGTTTTGGCGGTGCTTGTGTAGCGTTGGTGGCGTTAGGTAAAGAATCAGCCGCAACTCAAGCCCTAGAACAATACAATCACGCAGGTTACACAGGGCGAATTTTAGTCCCCGACTTTGATACTAAGTAG
- a CDS encoding M24 family metallopeptidase, with protein sequence MSEEVSKKLGFIRQTLSIAEAGGVRLRGIDWFAWVTGGGSSAVLLTAETGVAEVLVTGQDAWILTDEIEAQRLKDEELPPDFKLHINPWADPVVREAFVREATDGEIVISDRPTPQEQSIPQSLQAYKRVLLPTELDRYRQVGQQASAAMTEVLQAAQPDWTEYQLAGAGAEALWARGIHPALTLVAGERRLPLYRHATATGEKLGRQAMLVFCARGYGLFANLTRFVCFGNLTKEEAELHRHVREIEAKALSASQPGMTLDAVYYALAQAYEQHGFPNAIREHHQGGTTGYLAREVVAHPSTTDSLTENMAIAWNPSVTGAKIEDTFVILKDGKLENLTYDANFPSVEVEGRLRAVPLEK encoded by the coding sequence ATGAGCGAAGAAGTCTCGAAGAAATTAGGGTTTATCAGGCAGACTCTCTCGATAGCTGAAGCTGGGGGTGTGCGTCTACGAGGTATAGACTGGTTTGCTTGGGTTACTGGTGGCGGTTCTAGCGCTGTACTACTGACGGCGGAAACTGGGGTAGCAGAGGTGTTAGTAACTGGACAAGATGCGTGGATATTGACGGATGAAATTGAAGCGCAGCGTCTCAAGGATGAGGAATTACCACCTGATTTTAAGTTACACATCAATCCTTGGGCTGATCCTGTGGTGCGGGAGGCGTTTGTGCGTGAGGCTACTGATGGGGAAATTGTAATCAGCGATCGCCCCACCCCGCAAGAGCAATCCATACCACAATCCCTACAAGCATATAAGCGGGTGTTGTTGCCCACAGAGTTAGACAGATATCGTCAAGTTGGGCAACAAGCCAGCGCCGCCATGACAGAAGTGCTACAAGCCGCACAACCAGACTGGACAGAGTATCAGTTAGCGGGTGCTGGTGCAGAAGCTTTGTGGGCGAGAGGTATACATCCAGCTTTAACATTAGTGGCGGGGGAGAGGCGTTTACCTTTATATCGTCATGCTACAGCCACAGGGGAAAAGTTGGGACGGCAAGCAATGCTGGTATTCTGCGCTAGAGGCTATGGATTGTTTGCTAACCTCACCAGATTCGTGTGTTTTGGTAACTTGACAAAAGAGGAAGCTGAATTACACCGTCATGTGCGCGAAATAGAAGCCAAAGCCTTATCTGCATCTCAACCAGGAATGACACTTGATGCAGTTTATTATGCTCTAGCTCAAGCTTATGAACAACATGGATTTCCTAATGCTATCCGCGAACATCACCAGGGAGGAACTACAGGATATTTAGCTAGAGAAGTTGTAGCTCATCCCAGCACTACGGATAGTTTAACCGAAAATATGGCGATCGCCTGGAATCCCAGCGTAACAGGGGCAAAGATTGAAGATACTTTCGTCATTCTCAAAGATGGCAAGTTAGAAAATCTCACTTATGATGCAAACTTCCCCAGCGTTGAAGTAGAGGGAAGATTACGCGCTGTACCGTTAGAGAAATAG
- a CDS encoding HindVP family restriction endonuclease gives MLLGNTPNQQPGLFGLIHSNRDFTQKEAWGKNCFNSSFPAALCSYLYSINLENIYMKLNSNLKVEHSSISTEKFYGINPNSDNLFYAFETQFTPYQQYLIGNLPGVDLVTQARDSGSCLQPIEIKLTALPDNTTCEFAEDYYGCEIVVRPDTIVYLACSIVENFRLNPSIIESVITGNLANITDWTEAISVIPYIPDMIDCLDAIALSLLDAQKPFLMQPIWKTEGKSPKLADNCLDVFVWSDLAFTRLFIDLAKIEINTYGRIRNIARHTRTIIWLFKMLSDFSINGSFNHGRIIDSLSYNTKNDKAFAVSGRVTHAYMTSAALKQPRIKKQEIKRIILNGGQNLLSPERRFDAIIFNSPDIFD, from the coding sequence GTGTTATTAGGGAATACGCCAAATCAGCAGCCTGGATTATTTGGATTAATACACTCAAACCGAGATTTTACCCAAAAAGAAGCTTGGGGAAAAAATTGTTTTAATTCTTCATTCCCTGCTGCTCTCTGCTCTTATTTATATAGTATAAATTTAGAAAATATTTACATGAAGCTTAACTCCAACCTCAAAGTTGAGCATTCAAGCATTAGTACAGAAAAATTCTACGGAATTAATCCAAACTCCGATAATCTTTTTTATGCGTTTGAAACGCAGTTTACACCATATCAACAATATTTAATTGGTAATCTTCCAGGTGTTGACCTAGTTACCCAGGCAAGAGATTCAGGTTCTTGCTTACAGCCAATTGAGATTAAATTAACAGCTTTACCGGATAATACAACTTGTGAATTTGCCGAAGATTATTACGGTTGTGAAATTGTAGTTAGACCAGACACTATAGTTTATTTAGCTTGTAGTATAGTAGAAAACTTTAGGCTCAACCCGTCTATTATTGAAAGTGTGATTACAGGAAATCTTGCAAATATCACTGACTGGACAGAAGCGATTTCTGTCATACCTTACATCCCAGATATGATTGACTGTCTAGATGCGATCGCACTTTCGCTTCTAGATGCACAAAAACCTTTTTTAATGCAGCCTATATGGAAAACAGAGGGGAAATCACCAAAGTTGGCAGATAACTGTTTAGATGTTTTTGTTTGGAGTGACCTAGCTTTTACTAGATTATTTATAGATTTAGCAAAGATAGAAATCAATACATACGGAAGAATCAGAAATATTGCTAGGCATACTCGAACAATTATTTGGCTGTTTAAAATGCTATCTGACTTTAGTATTAATGGTTCTTTTAATCATGGAAGAATCATAGACAGCCTTTCTTATAATACGAAAAATGATAAAGCATTTGCTGTAAGTGGTAGAGTTACCCATGCTTACATGACATCGGCAGCTTTGAAACAACCTAGAATTAAAAAACAAGAAATCAAAAGAATTATCTTAAATGGTGGTCAAAATCTATTGAGTCCAGAAAGAAGATTTGATGCTATAATATTCAACTCACCAGATATATTCGATTAG
- a CDS encoding DNA cytosine methyltransferase: MKTVDLFAGCGGLSLGFQNAGFDLVAAFDNWLPAIEVYRQNFHHPIFEKDIFQEDLCTIISRFHPDIIIGGPPCQDFSSAGKRDENLGRADLTIAFANIISQIKPNWFVMENVDRITKSQILPTALEIFKKAGYGLTCSILNASYCGVPQARKRYFLIGQLHGEDNALSNYLIKHQSKKPMTIFDYLGHDLGIEYFYRHPRSYKRRAIFSIYEPSPTVRGVNRPIPKTYKKHEGDACDVNEKLRPLSTIERSYIQTFPKTFKFQGNKSDLEQMIGNAVPVKLAEYVARCILQYIQDSSEHTSSQLTNLQLQLFESV; this comes from the coding sequence ATGAAAACAGTAGATTTATTTGCAGGCTGCGGAGGTTTGTCGCTGGGATTTCAAAATGCTGGTTTTGATTTAGTAGCAGCTTTCGATAACTGGCTTCCAGCAATTGAAGTATATAGGCAGAACTTTCATCATCCTATTTTTGAGAAAGACATTTTCCAAGAAGATTTATGTACAATAATCTCCAGGTTCCATCCAGATATAATTATTGGTGGCCCTCCATGCCAAGATTTCTCAAGTGCAGGGAAACGAGATGAAAATCTTGGTAGAGCAGATTTAACGATTGCCTTTGCCAATATTATTTCACAAATCAAGCCTAATTGGTTCGTGATGGAAAATGTAGACAGAATTACTAAAAGTCAAATATTACCAACAGCTTTAGAAATATTCAAAAAAGCTGGATATGGTTTAACTTGTTCAATTTTAAATGCCAGCTACTGTGGAGTTCCACAAGCGAGAAAACGTTACTTTTTAATTGGGCAACTTCACGGAGAAGATAATGCTCTCAGTAATTATCTCATAAAACATCAATCAAAAAAGCCTATGACTATTTTTGATTATCTAGGTCATGATTTAGGTATTGAGTATTTTTATCGTCATCCCAGAAGTTATAAAAGAAGGGCTATCTTCAGCATATATGAACCTAGCCCAACAGTTCGGGGAGTAAACCGTCCTATTCCCAAAACATATAAGAAGCATGAAGGAGATGCTTGTGATGTGAATGAGAAATTAAGACCTCTCTCTACAATCGAAAGAAGTTATATTCAGACATTTCCAAAAACGTTTAAGTTTCAGGGAAATAAATCAGATTTAGAACAGATGATTGGTAATGCTGTTCCTGTCAAGTTAGCTGAATATGTAGCTCGTTGTATTCTTCAATATATACAAGATTCTTCTGAACACACTTCATCTCAATTAACCAATCTTCAATTACAGCTATTTGAAAGTGTGTAG
- the galT gene encoding galactose-1-phosphate uridylyltransferase produces the protein MYSHKLLKPDGRKLTLYSRYPISNQLQAPSPSNEPVQANPHLRWHPLRGEWVAYASHRQGRTFMPPPEYNPLAPTTNPEFPTELPQGKYDVAVFDNRFPSMSLTANNPPQTIVETLPANGACEVVVFTQDARASLSSLELTHLDLLIEVWGDRTREIGANPQIQYVLPFENKGVEVGVTLHHPHGQIYAYPFVPPVPARMLEMQQQYYQSHRRGLLQDLIQQEIADNKRIIYRDEVAIAFVPVCARYPYEVWLAPIQPVSSFAELTPEQRRGLAKALKTVTLKYDGLWNRPFPYLMAWFQAPTDGLPHPEAHLHAQFYPPYRTSERLKYLAGTELAAGMFANDALPEEKAKELQAVAVNLEMPVSV, from the coding sequence ATGTACTCCCACAAGCTGTTAAAGCCCGATGGACGCAAGTTGACTTTATATAGTCGCTATCCCATCTCCAATCAGCTACAAGCCCCCAGCCCTAGCAACGAGCCGGTGCAAGCTAACCCTCACTTGCGCTGGCATCCCTTGCGGGGTGAATGGGTAGCCTACGCCAGCCACCGTCAAGGGCGGACATTCATGCCGCCTCCAGAATATAATCCCCTCGCACCTACCACCAACCCTGAGTTTCCGACGGAACTACCCCAAGGTAAGTATGATGTGGCGGTGTTTGATAACCGCTTTCCCTCGATGAGTCTCACAGCAAATAATCCACCGCAGACGATTGTGGAAACCTTGCCTGCTAATGGAGCTTGTGAGGTAGTGGTTTTTACCCAAGATGCTCGTGCTTCCCTCAGTTCCTTGGAATTGACACACCTGGATTTGCTGATAGAAGTGTGGGGCGATCGCACCCGCGAAATCGGGGCAAATCCGCAGATACAATACGTCCTCCCCTTTGAAAATAAAGGTGTCGAGGTAGGCGTAACATTGCACCATCCCCACGGGCAAATTTACGCCTACCCCTTTGTACCCCCCGTCCCGGCGCGGATGTTGGAGATGCAGCAACAGTATTATCAATCACATCGGCGTGGGTTATTACAAGATTTAATTCAACAAGAAATAGCTGATAACAAACGGATTATATATCGAGATGAAGTGGCGATCGCCTTCGTTCCCGTCTGTGCGCGTTATCCTTACGAAGTTTGGCTTGCACCTATTCAACCAGTGAGTAGTTTTGCCGAACTTACCCCCGAACAACGCCGGGGACTGGCTAAAGCCTTAAAAACCGTCACCCTCAAATATGACGGCTTGTGGAATCGTCCCTTCCCTTACCTTATGGCTTGGTTCCAAGCACCCACAGACGGTTTACCCCATCCAGAAGCGCATCTACACGCCCAGTTTTACCCTCCATATCGCACCAGCGAAAGGCTGAAGTACTTGGCGGGGACGGAACTTGCAGCCGGGATGTTTGCTAACGATGCTTTACCGGAAGAGAAGGCGAAGGAGTTGCAAGCCGTGGCGGTAAATCTTGAAATGCCAGTTTCGGTGTAA
- a CDS encoding glycoside hydrolase family 2 protein — translation MRLLDLKNREVELPTKADSNLWSARTPLHPRPLLKRSHWQSLDGQWKFAFDDKGKYFRPTDLSNWSHHIEVPFAPESTKSGIGDQGFHPNCWYEREFATPDGDGRLILHFGAVDYHARLWVNGQYIGEHEGGHTSFSFDITHALNDTGTTKVTVWAHDDPHDLAKPRGKQDWQLKPHSIWYPRTTGIWQTVWLERVSNTYLGHLRWIPDCERWEIGFDIALAGDVPTSGVQVKVKLSVDGLVIASDSYEVFNGEISRRIALGDPGIDDCRNDLLWSPEKPTLIDAEIQLWYQDQLIDEVQSYTALRTVTIQRDRFMLNGRPYYLRLVLDQGYWPESLMTAPDDDALRRDVELVKAMGFNGVRKHQKIEDPRFLYWADVLGLLVWEEMPSAYRFTPKAVERMTREWTEIIKRDVSHPCIVAWVPFNESWGVPNLVETAAHRNYVLAMYHLTKTLDPTRPVIGNDGWESTDTDILAIHDYDKKPERLAHRYRPDIQMSDLFERSRPGGRILTLDNYPHQGQPIMLTEFGGIAYVPSDTPDADKAWGYESCSNISELEIKYSTLLETVNNIEMFSGFCYTQFTDTFQEANGLLYGDRTPKFPIEAIRAATLSGQGLCTPTSC, via the coding sequence ATGAGATTGTTAGATTTAAAAAATCGTGAAGTTGAATTACCTACTAAAGCTGATAGTAATCTTTGGAGTGCAAGAACTCCTCTACATCCAAGACCTCTATTAAAACGTTCTCACTGGCAGAGCTTGGATGGACAGTGGAAGTTTGCATTTGATGACAAAGGAAAATATTTTCGCCCTACCGATCTTAGCAATTGGTCTCATCATATAGAAGTTCCCTTCGCTCCCGAATCTACCAAAAGTGGTATTGGTGATCAAGGATTCCATCCTAATTGCTGGTACGAGCGAGAATTTGCCACCCCAGACGGGGATGGAAGATTAATATTACATTTCGGTGCTGTGGACTACCACGCTCGTTTATGGGTTAACGGCCAATATATAGGTGAGCATGAAGGCGGACACACTTCTTTCAGTTTTGATATTACCCATGCGTTAAATGACACTGGGACAACAAAAGTAACAGTTTGGGCGCATGATGACCCCCACGACCTCGCCAAACCACGCGGTAAGCAAGATTGGCAATTGAAACCCCATAGTATTTGGTATCCTCGGACAACTGGGATTTGGCAGACTGTATGGTTGGAACGTGTCAGTAACACTTATCTCGGTCATCTACGTTGGATACCCGACTGTGAACGTTGGGAAATTGGCTTTGATATTGCCTTGGCTGGTGATGTACCTACTTCTGGTGTTCAAGTCAAAGTTAAACTGAGTGTTGATGGTCTAGTTATTGCTAGCGATAGTTATGAAGTATTCAATGGGGAAATTAGCCGTCGCATAGCTTTGGGCGACCCAGGAATTGATGACTGTCGTAATGATTTGCTGTGGAGTCCAGAAAAACCAACGCTGATTGATGCGGAAATTCAGCTATGGTATCAAGACCAACTGATTGATGAGGTGCAATCTTATACAGCGTTGCGGACAGTAACTATTCAGCGCGATCGCTTCATGCTCAACGGTCGTCCCTACTATCTCCGCCTAGTGCTTGACCAAGGCTACTGGCCAGAATCATTAATGACCGCACCCGATGACGATGCTTTACGACGTGATGTAGAACTCGTTAAAGCTATGGGTTTTAACGGAGTCCGCAAGCACCAAAAGATTGAAGACCCCCGCTTTTTATATTGGGCAGATGTGTTGGGCTTGTTAGTATGGGAAGAGATGCCCAGTGCCTACCGCTTTACACCAAAAGCTGTGGAACGTATGACCCGTGAATGGACGGAAATCATCAAGCGAGATGTGAGTCATCCTTGTATTGTGGCTTGGGTTCCGTTTAACGAATCTTGGGGTGTACCAAATTTAGTGGAAACGGCGGCTCATCGTAACTACGTACTAGCAATGTATCACTTAACTAAAACTCTCGACCCCACTCGTCCAGTCATTGGTAACGATGGTTGGGAAAGTACAGATACAGATATCCTCGCTATCCACGACTATGACAAGAAGCCTGAGCGATTAGCCCATCGCTACAGACCAGATATTCAGATGTCGGATTTATTTGAACGTAGCCGTCCAGGGGGACGCATCCTCACCTTGGATAATTACCCCCATCAAGGACAACCCATCATGTTGACCGAGTTTGGTGGTATTGCCTATGTCCCATCGGATACACCCGATGCAGATAAGGCTTGGGGATATGAAAGCTGCTCGAATATTTCTGAGTTGGAAATTAAATATTCTACGCTGCTGGAAACGGTCAATAACATCGAAATGTTTAGCGGATTCTGTTACACCCAATTCACAGATACTTTCCAAGAAGCTAACGGATTATTGTACGGCGATCGCACTCCTAAATTCCCCATAGAAGCAATCCGCGCAGCCACCCTCTCAGGACAAGGATTATGTACTCCCACAAGCTGTTAA